One segment of Methylotenera versatilis 79 DNA contains the following:
- the ccmD gene encoding heme exporter protein CcmD, producing the protein MHWKTLGEFLAMGGYAFYVWGSFGLTALLAIWELLSLSHRRHKAIQLIKQQIASN; encoded by the coding sequence ATGCATTGGAAGACACTCGGTGAATTCTTAGCCATGGGCGGCTACGCCTTTTATGTGTGGGGATCATTCGGTTTGACGGCGCTGCTTGCAATATGGGAACTCTTATCTCTGAGCCATCGCCGTCATAAAGCGATTCAACTAATCAAGCAGCAGATAGCATCGAATTAA
- the ccmE gene encoding cytochrome c maturation protein CcmE encodes MKARHKRLAWISGGLLIVALAAALILNAFRSNMVFFYTPTQVANGEVPKNTSFRIGGLVEQGSVQHDQDGLTVHFAVTDLAKRTAVRYQGILPDLFKEGKGVVAQGKLDAAGQFTASEVLAKHDENYMPPEAAEALKRAQEAGSANSSFNTRKDTEQIIEKKDKS; translated from the coding sequence ATGAAAGCAAGACATAAACGATTAGCCTGGATAAGCGGGGGTTTGCTTATCGTCGCCTTAGCCGCAGCCCTCATCCTCAATGCTTTTCGTAGCAATATGGTGTTTTTCTACACGCCAACTCAGGTCGCCAATGGCGAAGTGCCAAAAAACACTAGCTTTCGAATAGGTGGTTTGGTAGAGCAAGGTAGTGTGCAGCATGACCAAGATGGCTTGACCGTACATTTTGCGGTGACGGATTTAGCGAAACGTACTGCCGTGCGCTATCAAGGCATTTTGCCGGATTTGTTTAAAGAAGGAAAAGGCGTCGTCGCGCAAGGCAAGCTAGATGCCGCAGGTCAATTCACAGCCAGCGAAGTGCTGGCAAAACATGATGAGAACTATATGCCACCTGAAGCCGCTGAGGCATTGAAACGCGCGCAAGAAGCTGGGTCAGCAAATAGCTCATTCAATACAAGAAAAGACACAGAACAAATCATAGAAAAAAAGGATAAGTCGTGA
- a CDS encoding heme lyase CcmF/NrfE family subunit, with product MIPEIGHFALILALLVAVLQGVFPIWGAAKGNVAWMALAKPAARTQFLLVAVAFVSLAYTFAVKDYSVLYVASNSNSKLPLQYRVAALWGGHEGSLLLWAFILNVWTVAVTFFSKHLPPITRARILGVMGLISVGFLLFLLTISNPFERLIPAAIDGRDLNPLLQDPGMVFHPPMLYMGYVGFSVAFAFAIAALLGGELDAAWARWSRPWTTMAWVFLTIGIMAGSNWAYYELGWGGWWFWDAVENASFMPWLVGTALIHSLAVTEKRGSFKAWTVLLAISAFSLSLLGTFLVRSGVLTSVHAFATDPERGLFILAFLVIVIGGSLALFAWRASSVGKGGAFDLLSRESFLLGNNVLLVVAAGSVLLGTLYPLFLDTLGLGKISVGPPYFDSVFAPLMAPAVFLMGVGPIARWKKAELPELALRLRWAFFISLATAALLPLWLGHWAPMIGLGLFLAAWVLLVSLQTLRERLTANHQSVLTRIRSVPLAWWGMWFAHLGIGIFILGVTIVKGFETETAVRMKIGDVAHLSGFAFTFEGVQNIEGPNYIAAQGAIKVTKNGKAIATLKPSKRIYIVQNMPMSEAGIAASITGDVYASLGEKLQDGTWSVRIYYKPMVDWIWGGCALMALGGLLALSDRRYRASKHKAASKLVPKGVTA from the coding sequence GTGATTCCGGAAATAGGTCATTTTGCATTGATTCTGGCACTTCTGGTGGCTGTGTTACAAGGCGTTTTTCCTATTTGGGGAGCAGCTAAAGGCAATGTCGCCTGGATGGCGTTAGCAAAACCCGCAGCACGCACCCAATTTTTATTGGTGGCAGTTGCTTTTGTATCACTCGCCTACACTTTTGCCGTTAAGGATTATTCTGTTCTTTACGTGGCATCCAATTCCAACTCAAAACTGCCTTTGCAATACCGTGTGGCAGCATTGTGGGGTGGGCATGAGGGCTCATTATTGCTTTGGGCATTTATTTTGAATGTATGGACAGTCGCCGTCACCTTCTTTTCCAAGCATTTGCCACCAATCACACGTGCCAGAATTCTGGGTGTGATGGGTCTAATCAGTGTCGGCTTCTTACTGTTCCTACTGACGATATCCAATCCTTTTGAGCGTTTAATACCGGCAGCGATTGATGGTCGCGACCTGAACCCTTTGTTACAAGATCCTGGCATGGTGTTTCATCCTCCTATGCTTTACATGGGCTATGTGGGCTTTTCCGTGGCGTTTGCTTTTGCTATTGCGGCATTATTGGGGGGAGAGCTGGACGCAGCATGGGCGCGCTGGTCACGTCCTTGGACGACTATGGCATGGGTTTTCCTGACTATCGGCATTATGGCCGGCAGTAACTGGGCTTACTATGAGCTTGGCTGGGGTGGTTGGTGGTTCTGGGATGCGGTTGAAAACGCGTCTTTCATGCCTTGGCTGGTCGGCACAGCACTCATTCATTCATTGGCCGTCACCGAAAAACGCGGCAGCTTTAAAGCATGGACGGTATTGCTGGCGATAAGTGCTTTTTCACTGAGTTTGTTAGGGACGTTTCTCGTGCGCTCAGGTGTGCTGACTTCAGTACATGCATTTGCTACCGATCCGGAGCGCGGCTTGTTTATATTGGCCTTTCTCGTCATTGTCATCGGTGGCTCACTGGCCTTGTTTGCCTGGCGCGCAAGCAGCGTGGGCAAAGGCGGCGCGTTTGATCTGCTATCCCGCGAGAGCTTTTTACTCGGGAACAACGTGTTGCTCGTAGTGGCAGCTGGTTCAGTATTATTAGGCACGCTGTATCCACTTTTTTTGGATACACTTGGCTTAGGCAAGATTTCTGTAGGCCCACCTTATTTTGACAGTGTGTTTGCACCGTTAATGGCACCAGCGGTTTTTTTGATGGGAGTCGGGCCAATAGCGCGCTGGAAAAAAGCTGAATTGCCAGAACTGGCTTTACGTTTGCGCTGGGCATTCTTCATCAGCCTGGCAACAGCAGCTTTATTGCCTTTATGGCTTGGGCACTGGGCGCCTATGATAGGTCTGGGTTTATTTTTGGCGGCTTGGGTATTGCTCGTTTCATTGCAAACCTTGCGCGAACGCTTGACGGCAAATCATCAGTCAGTGCTAACGCGTATTCGCAGTGTACCGCTAGCGTGGTGGGGTATGTGGTTTGCGCATCTTGGCATCGGCATCTTTATTTTGGGTGTCACTATCGTTAAGGGTTTTGAAACCGAAACAGCGGTGCGTATGAAAATCGGCGATGTTGCCCATCTGTCAGGTTTTGCGTTTACTTTTGAAGGCGTGCAAAACATTGAAGGACCCAATTATATAGCCGCTCAGGGCGCGATCAAGGTCACTAAAAACGGCAAAGCAATCGCAACGCTAAAGCCTTCCAAACGAATCTACATCGTGCAGAATATGCCGATGTCCGAAGCGGGAATTGCGGCCAGTATCACAGGCGATGTGTACGCATCGCTGGGTGAAAAGTTGCAGGATGGTACTTGGAGTGTACGCATTTATTACAAACCTATGGTGGATTGGATTTGGGGCGGTTGCGCGTTGATGGCGCTTGGTGGTTTACTGGCATTAAGTGACCGTCGCTATCGTGCTAGCAAACATAAAGCAGCTAGTAAGCTTGTGCCAAAAGGCGTGACTGCATGA
- a CDS encoding DsbE family thiol:disulfide interchange protein → MKRLLILGPLILFVVLVGFLAVGLQHDPSDVPSPLVGKPAPQFSLPRLDDAQQSFSPKEMLDQVWLFNVWASWCAACREEHPLLLELAKTRAVPLYGINYKDTQDAAQKWLKNGGGDPYTLSVMDETGRVGIDYGVYGVPETYLIDKKGIIRYKQTGAITSKLLTEKILPLVKRLQAE, encoded by the coding sequence ATGAAGCGCCTGTTGATTCTGGGGCCGCTGATATTATTTGTCGTATTAGTGGGCTTTTTGGCAGTGGGTTTACAGCATGATCCCAGCGATGTGCCTTCGCCGCTAGTGGGTAAACCTGCACCACAATTCTCTTTACCACGGCTGGATGATGCGCAGCAATCGTTCTCCCCTAAAGAGATGTTAGATCAGGTGTGGTTATTCAATGTATGGGCATCGTGGTGCGCCGCTTGCCGCGAAGAGCATCCGCTATTGCTTGAGCTGGCGAAAACAAGAGCAGTGCCTTTGTATGGAATCAATTACAAGGATACGCAAGATGCTGCACAAAAATGGTTAAAAAACGGGGGCGGTGATCCTTATACTTTATCTGTAATGGATGAAACTGGACGCGTAGGTATCGACTATGGTGTGTATGGCGTGCCTGAAACCTATCTAATTGATAAAAAAGGCATTATTCGTTACAAGCAGACTGGCGCTATTACATCCAAACTGCTGACGGAAAAAATTTTGCCACTGGTCAAAAGGCTGCAGGCGGAATGA
- a CDS encoding cytochrome c-type biogenesis protein produces the protein MRHFLSFIVLILLTTPLLAEEANPLAVDPQLEVQVHRLSTELRCLVCQNQTLADSDAPLAEDLRVEIREMAAQGKSDQEIIDYLVARYGDFVLYRPPVKATTVLLWIGPFLLLVAGVIGLGLILRSRQKQIIATPLNIDESRKVTELLNSDLINKES, from the coding sequence ATGAGGCATTTTCTATCATTCATCGTGTTGATATTGCTGACCACACCGTTGTTAGCTGAAGAAGCAAACCCCTTGGCAGTCGATCCACAGCTTGAAGTTCAGGTACATCGTTTATCTACAGAATTGCGTTGCCTTGTTTGCCAGAATCAAACTTTGGCCGATTCTGACGCGCCGCTTGCAGAAGATTTGCGTGTGGAAATTCGGGAAATGGCAGCGCAGGGTAAAAGTGATCAGGAAATTATAGATTACCTAGTCGCGCGTTATGGCGATTTTGTGCTGTATCGCCCGCCAGTTAAAGCAACAACTGTGTTGCTATGGATAGGCCCATTTTTGTTGCTGGTCGCTGGAGTCATTGGCTTGGGCTTAATATTGCGTAGCCGCCAGAAACAAATTATTGCTACACCGCTAAATATTGATGAGTCACGCAAAGTGACCGAGCTATTAAATTCAGATCTTATAAACAAGGAATCATGA
- the ccmI gene encoding c-type cytochrome biogenesis protein CcmI: MLIFWGAAALLMIASLAILLPPLLKPAREIATDAQSEKLALYRQQFAELEQDRASGVLAAQQYELANSELQHRLLDEAGGDVAKTLTFTADKCLAVLLLIALPVFSVLIYQKIGHPTAINELLAQQTKSVDRDAAQIEPILKSLREKLDKDPNDAAGWALLGRAYGKLHRYDEAIFAFDKAEKLAPDDAELLTDYAVVLAMANDRKVDGKPETLVFRALKIDPHLPNALMLGASIAFKHQDYKTAIELWERLQPDLPVGSEIALSVEKSLAEAKALVTN; this comes from the coding sequence ATGCTAATTTTTTGGGGTGCCGCAGCGCTATTAATGATTGCCAGCCTGGCCATTTTATTGCCGCCTTTGTTAAAGCCAGCACGTGAAATAGCAACAGATGCACAAAGTGAGAAATTGGCTTTATACCGCCAACAATTCGCAGAGCTCGAACAAGATCGAGCCAGCGGCGTGTTGGCTGCGCAACAATATGAACTTGCGAACAGCGAGCTGCAACATCGCCTATTGGATGAGGCTGGGGGCGATGTTGCAAAGACACTTACATTCACTGCAGATAAATGCCTCGCTGTGTTGTTATTAATTGCCTTGCCTGTTTTTTCTGTACTGATTTATCAAAAAATTGGCCATCCAACGGCTATTAACGAGCTGTTGGCTCAGCAAACGAAGAGTGTTGATAGAGATGCGGCTCAAATTGAGCCTATTCTGAAATCGTTGCGTGAAAAACTCGATAAAGACCCGAATGACGCAGCTGGATGGGCGCTACTGGGGCGGGCGTATGGCAAGTTGCATCGTTATGATGAAGCGATATTTGCTTTTGACAAGGCGGAAAAGCTGGCGCCAGATGATGCAGAGTTATTAACAGACTATGCTGTGGTACTGGCAATGGCGAATGACCGCAAGGTCGATGGTAAGCCGGAAACGCTTGTTTTCAGGGCATTAAAAATTGATCCGCATCTGCCCAATGCATTGATGTTAGGTGCTTCTATTGCCTTTAAGCATCAAGATTACAAAACTGCGATTGAGCTATGGGAAAGACTACAGCCTGATCTGCCAGTAGGTTCTGAGATTGCGTTGTCAGTAGAAAAATCACTCGCTGAAGCTAAAGCGCTTGTCACTAACTAA
- a CDS encoding cytochrome b/b6 domain-containing protein: MKSIHVWDLPLRLFHWALVALVIAAIVSAKLGGNALDWHVRFGLATLALLIFRLLWGFIGGTHAKFSNFIRGPKTIWAYLKGLADKPLGHNPMGALSVIAILLVLFTQAITGLFSNDDILTEGPLYALISKDTSDYLTHLHTLNQYLMYGLLALHVGAILYYRLFKKENLVRPMLTGRKQVHPSIAEIYNGSVGSLRSAVVVISASSVLVWFIATYWK, from the coding sequence ATGAAAAGTATTCACGTGTGGGATCTTCCACTTCGACTATTTCACTGGGCTTTAGTCGCCCTTGTGATTGCAGCTATAGTTAGCGCAAAACTAGGTGGGAATGCCTTGGATTGGCACGTTCGATTCGGTCTTGCAACATTAGCTCTGCTTATCTTTCGCTTACTTTGGGGATTTATCGGTGGAACCCATGCTAAATTCTCAAACTTTATTCGCGGACCTAAAACGATATGGGCGTACCTTAAGGGATTAGCTGACAAGCCTTTAGGCCACAACCCAATGGGGGCGCTTTCGGTCATCGCGATATTGCTAGTTTTATTCACGCAGGCAATTACTGGTTTATTCTCGAACGACGACATCCTGACTGAAGGGCCGTTATATGCACTCATCAGTAAAGACACCAGTGATTACCTGACACATCTTCATACGCTTAACCAATACCTTATGTACGGCTTACTGGCATTGCATGTAGGTGCTATTTTGTACTATCGACTGTTCAAAAAGGAAAACTTGGTACGCCCTATGCTGACAGGCCGTAAACAAGTTCATCCATCTATTGCAGAAATCTATAACGGGAGCGTAGGTAGTTTGCGCTCCGCAGTGGTTGTCATCTCTGCTAGTTCAGTTTTAGTGTGGTTTATTGCAACCTATTGGAAGTAA
- a CDS encoding DUF2171 domain-containing protein codes for MINANEIKPEMPVVCSQDGQFATVDHLEGSNSIKLNKDESGEHHYIPLDWVVSTEDGKVKIDRSGEEAMQQWSTSPRSS; via the coding sequence ATGATTAACGCTAACGAAATTAAACCAGAAATGCCTGTTGTCTGTTCGCAAGATGGTCAGTTTGCAACAGTTGACCATTTGGAAGGTTCAAACAGCATTAAATTGAACAAAGATGAAAGTGGTGAGCATCACTATATTCCTTTAGATTGGGTAGTTTCAACCGAAGACGGCAAAGTGAAAATTGATCGCTCTGGCGAAGAAGCGATGCAGCAATGGTCAACATCACCGCGGTCTAGTTAA
- a CDS encoding YaeQ family protein: MALKSTIYKIDLNIADMDRQYYAQHSLTLAKHPSETDERVMVRLIGFALYATETLIFGKGLSDDEEPDLWQKDLTGAIELWMDVGLPTEKDIRKAAGRSKQVVVVLYGGRIADMWWTQNSKAALKINNLTVINLPETQELANIANRSMQISLTIQDSQILVSHDGGSFDITPVTLKELNTF; this comes from the coding sequence ATGGCGCTTAAATCCACCATCTATAAAATTGACTTAAATATCGCAGATATGGACAGGCAATATTACGCGCAACATAGTTTAACGCTGGCCAAACATCCCTCAGAAACCGATGAGCGTGTGATGGTGCGGCTGATTGGTTTTGCGTTATATGCCACCGAAACGCTTATTTTCGGCAAAGGATTAAGCGATGACGAAGAACCTGATTTATGGCAAAAAGACCTAACTGGCGCGATTGAATTGTGGATGGATGTTGGTTTACCTACAGAAAAAGATATTCGCAAAGCAGCAGGGCGCTCCAAACAAGTCGTCGTCGTTCTATACGGCGGACGTATTGCCGATATGTGGTGGACACAAAATAGTAAAGCTGCATTAAAAATTAACAATTTAACGGTCATTAATCTGCCAGAAACCCAAGAATTAGCCAATATAGCTAATAGAAGCATGCAAATAAGTTTAACGATTCAAGATAGCCAAATATTGGTGAGTCATGATGGTGGCAGCTTTGATATTACGCCAGTTACTTTGAAAGAACTTAACACTTTTTAA
- the ettA gene encoding energy-dependent translational throttle protein EttA yields the protein MAQYVMSMLRVSKIVPPKRQIIKDISLSFFPGAKIGLLGLNGSGKSTVLRIMANADKEFEGEVQWQPNMTIGYLPQEPQLDAEKTVREEVESGMGEVMQAQAMLEAVYAAYAEPDADFDKLAEEQAKWENIIAASGSDLSTQLEIAADALRLPPWDAKIGPLSGGEKRRVALCKLLLSKPDMLLLDEPTNHLDAESVEWLEQFLVRFTGTVVAVTHDRYFLDNAAEWILELDRGHGIPWKGNYSSWLDQKQARLALEESQESSRRKALNTELEWVRQNPKARQAKSKSRIARYEELASAEYQKRNETQEIFIPAGERLGDQVIEFNNVTKAFKDRLLIDNLSFSVPAGAIVGIIGPNGAGKSTLFKMIMGLETPDSGEVNIGQTVKLAYVDQSRDDLANTKTVFEEIANGSDILTVGRYETPSRAYIGRFNFKGGDQQKIVGQLSGGERGRLHLAKTLISGGNVLLLDEPSNDLDVETLRALEDALLEFAGCVLVISHDRWFLDRIATHILAAEGESQWTFFNGNYQEYEADKRKRLGEEGAKPKRIRYKPITR from the coding sequence ATGGCTCAATATGTAATGTCTATGCTCCGCGTGAGTAAAATCGTGCCACCAAAACGGCAAATCATCAAAGATATTTCTTTATCTTTCTTCCCAGGTGCAAAAATCGGTCTGCTGGGTTTAAACGGCTCTGGTAAATCGACCGTATTGCGCATTATGGCCAATGCGGATAAAGAATTTGAGGGCGAAGTGCAATGGCAGCCGAATATGACCATTGGTTATTTGCCGCAAGAGCCGCAGTTGGATGCTGAAAAAACCGTGCGTGAAGAGGTAGAAAGCGGCATGGGTGAGGTGATGCAGGCGCAGGCAATGCTAGAGGCCGTGTATGCTGCTTATGCAGAGCCAGACGCGGATTTTGACAAATTGGCTGAAGAACAAGCCAAGTGGGAAAACATTATTGCCGCCAGCGGTTCAGATTTAAGTACGCAGTTAGAGATTGCCGCTGACGCGCTGCGTTTACCGCCTTGGGATGCAAAAATCGGTCCATTATCTGGTGGTGAAAAACGCCGTGTGGCCCTGTGCAAATTGCTATTATCCAAACCCGATATGTTGTTGCTAGACGAGCCAACCAACCATTTGGATGCAGAGTCTGTGGAATGGTTAGAGCAGTTTTTAGTGAGATTTACAGGCACAGTCGTAGCGGTAACACATGATAGATACTTCCTTGATAATGCCGCTGAATGGATTTTAGAGCTTGATCGCGGGCATGGTATCCCTTGGAAAGGAAATTACTCTAGTTGGTTAGACCAAAAACAAGCACGTTTGGCACTTGAAGAGTCGCAAGAGTCATCACGTCGCAAAGCCTTAAACACGGAATTGGAATGGGTGCGCCAAAACCCGAAAGCGCGCCAAGCCAAAAGTAAATCGCGTATCGCGCGTTATGAAGAATTAGCCAGCGCGGAATACCAAAAACGCAATGAAACTCAGGAGATTTTTATTCCTGCAGGTGAGCGCTTAGGTGACCAAGTAATTGAATTCAACAACGTCACTAAAGCGTTTAAAGACAGATTATTGATTGATAATTTGAGCTTTAGTGTACCAGCTGGCGCGATTGTCGGCATTATCGGCCCGAACGGCGCGGGTAAATCGACATTATTCAAAATGATCATGGGTTTAGAAACGCCAGATAGCGGTGAAGTTAATATTGGTCAAACCGTTAAGCTCGCTTATGTAGACCAAAGCCGCGACGATTTAGCTAATACCAAGACCGTTTTTGAAGAAATCGCCAACGGCTCAGATATCTTAACGGTCGGCCGTTATGAAACACCAAGTCGCGCTTATATTGGACGCTTCAACTTTAAGGGTGGCGATCAGCAGAAAATCGTTGGTCAATTATCTGGCGGCGAACGCGGACGTTTGCATTTGGCTAAAACGCTGATTTCTGGCGGCAATGTATTGCTACTAGATGAGCCTTCAAATGACTTGGATGTGGAAACTTTGCGTGCGTTGGAAGATGCGTTGCTAGAGTTTGCCGGTTGCGTATTGGTGATTTCACATGATCGCTGGTTCTTAGACCGTATCGCCACGCATATCTTAGCGGCGGAAGGTGAATCGCAATGGACGTTCTTTAACGGAAATTATCAAGAATATGAAGCGGATAAACGCAAACGTTTAGGTGAAGAAGGTGCTAAACCTAAGCGTATTCGCTATAAACCGATTACTCGTTAG
- a CDS encoding PqiC family protein, which produces MNLTKYTALIFALAAMLTACVTPINATRFYTLANTNAAKNQAENVTAVTPIAIEVLPINVPERLKRPQLVITTNNASQLKILEQERWSSSFNDELQDAFVSGISSQLSAIDISRGGRTANQPTYRIAIVLQQFNATPGEQVQANFGWTITRLDAGARSAERRALSCQTTISKMVSNDMDAVVKGVQEAVADVIQAISANVTSLNSGEEAKCNS; this is translated from the coding sequence ATGAATTTAACCAAATATACCGCGTTAATATTTGCGCTTGCAGCGATGTTAACTGCTTGCGTAACGCCTATCAATGCGACGCGTTTTTATACATTAGCCAATACTAATGCAGCAAAAAATCAAGCGGAAAACGTAACCGCAGTAACGCCGATTGCTATTGAAGTATTGCCAATTAATGTTCCAGAACGCCTAAAACGGCCACAGCTAGTCATTACCACTAATAACGCTTCACAATTGAAGATCTTGGAACAGGAACGCTGGTCATCATCATTCAATGATGAGCTGCAGGACGCATTTGTCAGCGGCATCAGCAGCCAGTTAAGTGCTATTGATATTTCACGTGGTGGTCGCACAGCAAACCAGCCCACTTACCGTATTGCCATTGTGTTACAGCAATTTAACGCCACACCGGGTGAGCAGGTACAAGCCAACTTCGGCTGGACTATCACGCGTCTAGATGCTGGCGCGCGTTCAGCTGAAAGGCGCGCGCTATCATGCCAAACCACTATTTCTAAAATGGTGAGTAACGATATGGACGCCGTGGTAAAAGGTGTGCAAGAAGCGGTCGCAGATGTGATACAGGCAATTTCTGCGAATGTCACTAGTCTTAATAGTGGCGAAGAGGCTAAATGCAATAGCTAG
- a CDS encoding PqiB family protein, producing MSEDVKQDTLGNLPKPSREQQRNWLPSLVWLIPIIAAIIGIALVVKILVDRGPIITISFRTGEGIEAGKTKVKYKEVDIGEVQTITLSKDRSQVLVTVQLSKNAESFTAVDTHFWVVRPRLGASGISGLGTLLSGAYIGADGGTSEDRTKEFTGLEVQPTVTRDASGKQFILHADDLGSLDIGSPIFYRRIKVGRVSAYDLDADGKGVNLRIFIDTPYDKFVGVNTRFWHASGLDIQVNSSGFKVNTQSLATVILGGLAFQSTDDKPGALSKENTTFLLAQNQNDAFKAPDGRSETAILHFNQSIRGLTPGATVDFRGVVLGEVKSVGIEYDPKRREFDMPVVIEIYPARLGRKYAKDEAQSPYSQQQRIQFMVSRGLRAQLRTGNLLTGQLYIALDFFPKAPKVILQNSEQIELPTIPNGLDELQTQISTIANKLSKVPFEEIGHDLQKSLATLNKTLSSAEKLAQTLNQDVAPEVTAAMKDVRKTLDNADRTLSSANRTLSEDAPLQQDLRQTLQELSRAAASIKVLTDYLEQHPESLIRGKAPDNP from the coding sequence ATGAGTGAAGATGTTAAACAAGACACTTTAGGCAACTTACCTAAACCGAGCCGCGAACAACAGCGCAACTGGCTGCCATCGCTAGTGTGGTTAATACCGATTATTGCGGCAATAATCGGCATCGCGCTGGTGGTTAAAATATTAGTCGATCGCGGCCCAATCATCACCATCTCGTTCCGTACTGGCGAAGGTATAGAGGCGGGTAAGACCAAGGTGAAATATAAAGAAGTCGATATCGGCGAAGTGCAGACCATCACGCTCAGTAAAGACCGTTCGCAAGTATTAGTCACCGTGCAACTGTCTAAAAACGCTGAAAGTTTCACTGCGGTAGACACGCATTTTTGGGTTGTACGACCACGGTTAGGCGCATCAGGTATTTCAGGTTTAGGTACATTACTATCGGGCGCCTATATTGGCGCAGATGGCGGAACTTCAGAAGATAGGACCAAAGAATTTACTGGATTGGAAGTACAACCAACGGTAACGCGTGACGCTTCAGGCAAGCAATTCATTCTGCATGCAGATGATTTGGGCTCACTGGATATCGGTTCGCCGATATTTTACCGCCGCATCAAAGTAGGCCGCGTGTCTGCGTATGATTTGGATGCAGATGGCAAAGGTGTCAATTTGCGCATTTTTATTGACACGCCTTATGATAAGTTTGTCGGCGTCAACACACGCTTTTGGCATGCCAGCGGACTGGATATTCAAGTCAATTCCAGTGGTTTTAAAGTGAACACGCAGTCGCTCGCGACCGTTATTTTGGGTGGGCTGGCATTTCAATCGACTGATGATAAGCCTGGTGCGCTGTCCAAAGAAAACACCACTTTTCTACTGGCACAAAATCAAAATGATGCGTTTAAAGCGCCAGATGGCCGTTCAGAAACCGCTATTTTGCACTTTAATCAATCCATTCGTGGCTTAACACCAGGCGCGACAGTCGATTTTCGCGGCGTAGTATTGGGCGAGGTGAAATCGGTCGGCATTGAATACGATCCAAAACGCCGCGAATTCGATATGCCAGTGGTGATTGAAATCTATCCAGCAAGGTTAGGGCGTAAATATGCCAAGGATGAAGCGCAATCGCCTTATTCTCAACAGCAACGCATCCAGTTTATGGTCAGCCGTGGTTTGCGCGCGCAATTGCGCACCGGCAATTTGCTCACTGGTCAGCTTTATATCGCACTCGATTTCTTCCCTAAAGCGCCAAAAGTAATCCTGCAAAACAGTGAACAAATTGAACTGCCGACAATTCCGAATGGATTGGATGAGTTACAAACGCAGATTTCCACTATCGCCAACAAACTTAGCAAAGTACCGTTTGAGGAGATTGGTCATGATTTGCAGAAATCATTAGCGACCTTAAACAAAACCTTGAGCAGTGCAGAAAAACTAGCACAAACATTGAATCAAGATGTTGCGCCAGAAGTGACGGCGGCGATGAAAGACGTACGTAAAACGCTGGATAATGCAGATCGTACGTTGTCTAGTGCAAATCGCACCTTGTCTGAAGATGCGCCATTGCAGCAAGATTTGCGTCAAACGCTGCAAGAGTTATCGCGTGCAGCGGCATCGATTAAAGTGTTAACCGATTATCTGGAACAACACCCTGAATCGCTGATTCGCGGCAAAGCACCTGATAATCCATAA